A window of the Thalassoglobus sp. JC818 genome harbors these coding sequences:
- the cls gene encoding cardiolipin synthase, producing the protein MTFSALLTALWTLLVFLLHIFFVGRALLRPHREPASRVAWIVVIMVLPFVGILAYLLFGETNIGHERVKRARKILTELPPLSDIPGATSPKPDDEVPPRVNQLFRVGNSVNGFEPVTGNRARLLADSNATIDSLVEDIHAAKEHVHIAFYIWLTDGNGVKVINALKQAAGRGVVCRAMADGLGSRSLIDSRYWKEMRDAGVQLATALPIGNPLLRPLRGRIDLRNHRKIVVIDNAITYCGSQNCADPEFRVKAKFAPWVDSVMRFEGPIVRQNQYLFACDWMEQVDEDLSEILGAPLPETQPGFEAQVIGTGPTVRHSAMPEVFEALMYAAERELVMTTPYYVPDEAMQTALCSTARRGVDTTIIFPARNDSWIVEAASHSYYAELLEAGVKIFEYEGGLLHTKSLTLDGIVTLIGSANMDRRSFELNYENNILIHDSEMTAVMRERQSSYLAHSHEVTREAVANWSVKRRLWNNTIAMLGPVL; encoded by the coding sequence TTCTTCCGTTTGTTGGAATTCTCGCTTACTTACTGTTCGGAGAAACCAACATCGGACATGAGCGTGTGAAGCGAGCTCGAAAAATTCTGACGGAGCTTCCTCCGCTCAGTGACATCCCGGGAGCCACGTCGCCTAAGCCCGACGATGAAGTCCCACCGCGCGTCAATCAACTCTTCAGAGTTGGAAATTCGGTGAACGGGTTCGAACCTGTCACCGGAAACCGGGCCCGATTGCTGGCAGATTCCAACGCGACGATCGATTCCCTCGTCGAAGATATTCATGCTGCCAAGGAACATGTGCACATCGCTTTCTATATCTGGTTGACAGACGGAAACGGAGTGAAGGTCATCAACGCCCTAAAGCAGGCTGCCGGTCGAGGAGTGGTTTGCCGCGCGATGGCTGACGGACTCGGTTCGCGGTCTTTGATCGACTCCCGTTACTGGAAAGAAATGCGCGACGCAGGTGTTCAACTGGCGACTGCACTTCCCATTGGCAATCCTCTGCTTCGTCCGCTTCGAGGCCGGATCGATCTGAGAAATCACCGGAAGATCGTCGTCATTGATAATGCGATTACCTACTGCGGCAGCCAAAACTGCGCTGATCCAGAGTTTCGAGTTAAGGCCAAATTCGCACCCTGGGTTGATTCAGTCATGAGGTTCGAGGGGCCGATTGTTCGGCAGAATCAGTACCTTTTTGCCTGCGATTGGATGGAACAGGTTGACGAAGATCTTTCCGAAATCCTCGGTGCTCCACTTCCGGAAACGCAGCCAGGGTTTGAAGCACAAGTGATCGGAACCGGGCCGACAGTCCGGCATTCAGCGATGCCAGAGGTCTTCGAAGCTCTGATGTATGCCGCGGAGCGGGAACTCGTGATGACCACGCCGTATTATGTTCCCGATGAAGCAATGCAAACGGCGTTGTGTTCGACCGCGCGACGGGGCGTCGATACGACGATCATTTTCCCAGCCCGAAATGATTCCTGGATCGTGGAAGCAGCGAGTCACAGCTACTACGCAGAACTTCTCGAAGCAGGTGTCAAGATCTTTGAGTATGAAGGCGGGTTGCTGCACACCAAGTCGTTGACACTGGATGGGATCGTGACGCTGATCGGTTCTGCGAATATGGATCGTCGGAGCTTCGAGCTGAACTACGAGAACAATATCCTGATCCATGACTCGGAAATGACTGCTGTGATGCGTGAACGTCAATCGAGTTATCTCGCCCATTCCCACGAAGTGACGCGTGAAGCCGTTGCGAACTGGTCAGTGAAGCGTCGGCTCTGGAACAATACCATCGCGATGTTGGGTCCAGTTCTTTGA
- a CDS encoding FAD-dependent oxidoreductase — translation MFFVLTSVLPAASVLVEAESFDEPGGWKLDTQFIREMGSPYLLAHGLGRPVSDAKTTITVPESGTYYVHVRTKDWVARWNAEGSPGRFQVLINGETLDEDFGSAGAEWHWQSGGAVELEKGEVTLALRDLTGFDGRCDAIYLSTKDNDTPPNSGTILSEWRRKQLNLPNEPIVESGYDLVVIGGGYSGMGAAIAAARSGCRVALIQDRPVLGGNGSSEVRVWAMGNIRRGKYPRIGEIVEEFADKATKSPGTFEEFEDAKKEAIVRAESNIDLFLNHHAYQVETNGDHLTAVYAFDTRTSADRRFEGTLFCDATGHGTIGFLAGADWDMENAGRMGMSNMWAWAEADEKVNFPETPWALDLTMKDFPYPRDHHGQWFWESGFDKDALGDAEAIRDWNLRAVYGAFNAMKNRDGASKHETAYLTWMAYIGGPRESRRLMGDVVLTADDITAKKDFPDGCVPSTWSIDLHYPKQQYAQKYPENPFISVAEHDRSVDRNYGYPVPYRCFYSRNIDNLFMAGRCISVTHEALGTVRVMKTCGMMGEVVGKAASICVLRDCFPRDVYERYWSDLDVLLKLPGKAYRQDVKSEFTIPDDALPLAGPLGPPSGIDPAELEGIVIDDRDALKTGKWTEGTGLKPYIAYGYVYSTDPKASLTYRATAPKSGEYEVRIAYQPHENRGDEVPVTIHSTQSTQSVNVNMQKPAPLDKGFISIGKVRLKMGEEVSIVFRTTGAGGNVHGDAVQLIPAE, via the coding sequence ATGTTTTTCGTCCTCACCTCTGTGCTGCCAGCGGCAAGTGTTCTGGTTGAAGCAGAAAGCTTCGACGAACCGGGTGGATGGAAACTCGATACACAGTTCATTCGGGAAATGGGATCTCCCTACCTGCTCGCTCACGGCTTGGGAAGACCGGTCAGCGACGCGAAAACCACGATCACTGTTCCTGAATCGGGAACGTACTACGTTCATGTCAGAACGAAAGATTGGGTCGCTCGATGGAACGCGGAGGGCTCTCCCGGACGGTTTCAGGTTCTAATCAACGGAGAAACACTCGACGAGGACTTCGGATCAGCCGGCGCAGAGTGGCACTGGCAATCGGGCGGAGCAGTGGAACTGGAGAAGGGCGAAGTGACTCTCGCTCTTCGTGACCTGACCGGTTTTGACGGTCGCTGTGACGCGATCTATCTGTCGACCAAAGACAACGACACACCTCCGAATTCGGGGACAATTCTGTCCGAATGGCGACGCAAACAACTCAATCTGCCGAACGAACCAATTGTCGAATCGGGCTATGATCTCGTTGTGATCGGCGGCGGCTATTCAGGAATGGGAGCAGCCATCGCCGCAGCCCGTTCCGGGTGTCGTGTCGCTTTGATTCAAGATCGTCCGGTGTTGGGTGGAAATGGATCGAGCGAAGTCCGCGTCTGGGCCATGGGGAACATTCGTCGCGGCAAGTATCCTCGAATCGGCGAGATCGTCGAAGAGTTCGCCGACAAAGCGACCAAGTCTCCGGGCACCTTCGAAGAATTCGAAGATGCTAAGAAAGAAGCCATTGTTCGAGCAGAGTCGAACATCGACTTGTTCCTGAATCATCATGCTTATCAGGTCGAAACCAACGGTGATCATCTGACCGCTGTCTATGCCTTCGACACTCGAACGAGTGCTGATCGTCGATTCGAAGGGACTCTGTTCTGCGACGCCACAGGCCACGGCACAATCGGATTTTTGGCAGGTGCTGACTGGGATATGGAAAATGCTGGCCGGATGGGCATGAGTAACATGTGGGCCTGGGCGGAAGCTGATGAGAAGGTCAACTTTCCGGAAACACCGTGGGCACTCGACCTGACGATGAAGGACTTCCCCTACCCTCGAGATCACCACGGTCAATGGTTCTGGGAAAGTGGTTTTGACAAAGATGCACTGGGCGATGCCGAAGCAATTCGCGACTGGAACTTGCGGGCTGTCTACGGTGCCTTCAATGCGATGAAGAATCGCGACGGAGCCAGCAAGCACGAAACTGCTTACCTGACATGGATGGCGTACATCGGTGGTCCTCGTGAGTCGCGGCGACTCATGGGCGATGTCGTTCTCACAGCGGACGATATCACCGCCAAGAAAGACTTCCCCGACGGATGTGTTCCGAGTACCTGGTCGATTGACTTGCACTACCCCAAGCAGCAATACGCTCAGAAGTATCCCGAGAACCCATTCATCTCCGTTGCGGAACACGATCGTTCTGTCGACCGGAATTACGGTTACCCCGTCCCGTATCGCTGTTTCTACTCACGGAATATCGACAATCTATTTATGGCGGGACGGTGTATCAGCGTCACTCATGAGGCACTTGGGACAGTCCGTGTGATGAAGACTTGCGGCATGATGGGCGAAGTGGTCGGCAAAGCGGCTTCGATCTGTGTTCTCAGAGACTGCTTTCCTCGCGACGTTTACGAGCGTTACTGGTCAGATCTTGACGTGCTGTTGAAACTCCCCGGAAAAGCCTACCGGCAGGATGTTAAAAGTGAATTCACCATTCCCGATGATGCCCTTCCCCTGGCCGGACCATTGGGACCTCCGTCAGGAATCGATCCAGCCGAGCTGGAAGGCATCGTCATTGATGATCGAGACGCACTCAAGACTGGCAAGTGGACAGAAGGAACCGGCCTGAAGCCGTACATTGCTTACGGGTATGTCTACTCGACTGATCCCAAAGCCTCGCTGACGTATCGAGCGACCGCGCCGAAATCGGGCGAGTATGAAGTTCGGATTGCCTACCAGCCTCACGAAAATCGAGGCGATGAAGTCCCTGTGACCATTCACTCAACGCAATCGACGCAGTCCGTCAACGTCAACATGCAGAAGCCAGCACCACTCGACAAGGGTTTCATTTCGATTGGAAAAGTTCGGCTGAAAATGGGCGAAGAAGTCTCAATCGTTTTTCGTACCACCGGAGCGGGAGGGAATGTCCACGGGGATGCGGTTCAATTGATCCCTGCCGAATGA
- a CDS encoding MoxR family ATPase: protein MSEDNTVAIEKLSSAYRSIREQMAKVIVGQDEVIDQLLIALFSRGHCLLEGVPGLAKTLMINTLAQCLSLSFSRIQFTPDLMPADITGTDVLSTNKETGERQFQFIQGPIFHNVVLADEINRTPPKTQAALLEAMQERQVTVGQIRHQLVAPFFVLATQNPIEQEGTYQLPEAQQDRFMFKVFVDYPSFDEEKLIAKATTGNKKSSLDQVLSQEEILELQEVVREVPITDHLVDYALALVRQTRIGQEGVPDFVNEWISWGAGPRAVQYLILGAKARALLNGRSHVSAEDIQALAAPVLRHRIVTNFSAESEGITTDTVIKRLVEETPSREGELTSDPRLSKIFASPASA from the coding sequence ATGTCGGAAGACAATACTGTCGCCATCGAAAAACTGAGTTCAGCGTATCGATCGATTCGGGAACAGATGGCGAAGGTCATCGTCGGTCAGGATGAAGTCATCGACCAATTGTTGATTGCATTGTTCAGCCGAGGGCATTGTCTGCTGGAAGGTGTTCCCGGTCTGGCCAAAACGTTGATGATCAACACTCTCGCTCAGTGCTTGTCTCTAAGCTTCAGTCGTATTCAGTTCACTCCCGACCTGATGCCTGCCGACATCACGGGAACCGACGTCCTCTCAACGAACAAGGAAACGGGCGAGCGACAGTTTCAGTTCATTCAGGGTCCGATCTTTCACAACGTCGTGTTGGCGGACGAAATCAACCGAACCCCACCGAAGACACAAGCGGCGCTGCTGGAAGCGATGCAGGAACGACAGGTGACCGTCGGCCAGATTCGGCATCAACTCGTCGCTCCGTTCTTTGTACTCGCGACGCAGAATCCCATCGAGCAGGAAGGGACTTATCAACTCCCGGAAGCTCAACAGGACCGCTTCATGTTCAAGGTGTTCGTCGACTATCCCAGTTTCGACGAAGAAAAACTGATCGCCAAAGCGACGACCGGAAACAAAAAGAGCTCGCTCGATCAGGTTCTCAGCCAGGAAGAAATCCTAGAGCTGCAGGAAGTTGTCCGGGAAGTTCCGATCACAGATCACCTTGTCGACTATGCTCTGGCACTTGTCCGACAGACTCGAATTGGGCAGGAGGGCGTGCCTGACTTCGTGAACGAATGGATCAGCTGGGGAGCCGGTCCGCGTGCGGTTCAGTATCTCATCCTCGGAGCCAAAGCGAGAGCACTCCTGAACGGAAGAAGTCACGTTTCAGCCGAAGATATCCAAGCCCTGGCAGCCCCTGTGCTGCGTCATCGCATCGTGACCAACTTCTCCGCCGAGAGTGAAGGGATCACGACCGATACCGTGATCAAACGACTTGTCGAGGAAACTCCTTCACGCGAAGGAGAACTCACCAGCGATCCGCGACTGAGCAAAATCTTCGCTTCACCCGCGTCCGCGTGA
- a CDS encoding metallophosphoesterase family protein, whose translation MRSTAFFAVVVIGVGLMSSLAIAERDPIRLTHGPMLGQPGATTMTVWGRTSDPGQFEVHYGVEPDQLDQISAPAETLIGHDNTGVAQLEDLKSNTRYYYQIWVNGRPHGWPGSFLTLPQAEDTYNEKYNPEGLFNFRFQIGSCANQNPLHGSGHRATTYEHLNADWAEKVHFHIMNGDWLYEELREYPPEAWRLTQGVDEYPLNVDIMPTIVGVWENYKLYLDRGVDLAKWHRHVPSMFTFDDHELVNDIWGSAEAGKRHRRTVFRDIGTQAWFDYLGWANPMEFKHPIHYGKASMKAGSDLLVDPEADFTKIPVDEMLTLHVHWGTPEAGVNDLQYDNDEGHQNSYVYDIIEVVDEHTLKLHMPAKVDDDDISYSIGRRSFGKLKVSNCEFFILDTRGDRDMHDVRERDKPGVSMLGKPQREWLLKSMKESDADFFFVVSTVPFMIPHSGAGGFEVDAENKEEAWTGFFEERELLISEWEKLGKKVFVMTGDLHNSFAIKITDDIWEFCCGPHNSVNHVPELDESDRPATGKFKFGPRECDIRWSSYVLPDLDRLERLYPKFCVVQINNVFNMPQKLGDERWVAYPHPQVIFQYYDGRTGELDYAESVSIDRE comes from the coding sequence ATGCGTTCGACTGCTTTCTTTGCAGTTGTTGTCATCGGTGTCGGTTTGATGAGTTCATTGGCGATTGCCGAACGTGATCCGATTCGATTGACCCATGGCCCCATGCTTGGCCAGCCTGGAGCAACGACGATGACAGTCTGGGGGCGGACATCCGACCCGGGGCAGTTCGAAGTCCACTACGGTGTTGAACCCGATCAGCTCGATCAAATCAGCGCCCCAGCTGAGACATTGATCGGCCACGACAATACCGGTGTTGCTCAGTTGGAAGACTTGAAGTCGAACACGCGCTACTACTATCAGATCTGGGTGAACGGTCGTCCGCATGGATGGCCCGGCTCGTTTTTGACGCTGCCTCAAGCTGAGGACACTTACAACGAGAAATATAATCCTGAAGGTCTCTTTAACTTTCGGTTTCAAATCGGTTCGTGTGCCAACCAGAATCCACTTCACGGTTCAGGACATCGGGCAACAACTTATGAACACTTAAACGCAGACTGGGCGGAGAAGGTTCACTTCCACATCATGAATGGGGATTGGCTTTACGAAGAACTTCGCGAGTATCCGCCGGAAGCATGGCGTCTCACTCAAGGCGTTGATGAATATCCACTCAACGTTGACATTATGCCGACCATTGTTGGCGTCTGGGAAAACTACAAGCTTTATCTTGATCGCGGAGTCGATCTCGCGAAGTGGCATCGTCACGTGCCGAGCATGTTCACCTTCGATGACCACGAACTAGTGAATGATATCTGGGGTTCTGCTGAAGCGGGCAAACGGCATCGTCGGACCGTGTTTCGAGATATCGGGACGCAAGCTTGGTTCGACTATCTAGGCTGGGCGAACCCTATGGAATTCAAACATCCCATCCACTACGGAAAAGCCAGCATGAAAGCCGGCAGCGACCTGCTCGTCGATCCAGAAGCAGACTTCACAAAGATCCCTGTCGATGAGATGTTGACGTTGCACGTTCACTGGGGAACACCGGAAGCGGGGGTGAATGATCTGCAGTACGACAATGACGAGGGGCATCAGAACTCGTATGTCTACGACATCATTGAAGTTGTCGATGAACACACACTCAAGCTGCACATGCCCGCTAAGGTTGATGACGATGACATCAGCTATTCAATTGGACGTCGAAGCTTTGGAAAACTCAAAGTCTCGAACTGCGAATTTTTTATTCTCGATACGCGAGGCGATCGAGATATGCACGACGTTCGAGAACGAGACAAACCGGGTGTTTCGATGCTGGGCAAGCCGCAACGCGAGTGGCTGCTGAAGTCGATGAAAGAGAGCGATGCAGACTTTTTCTTCGTCGTGTCCACAGTCCCATTTATGATCCCTCACTCCGGGGCAGGGGGCTTTGAAGTTGATGCTGAGAATAAAGAGGAAGCCTGGACCGGATTCTTCGAAGAGCGAGAACTGCTGATCAGCGAATGGGAGAAGCTCGGGAAGAAAGTGTTCGTCATGACAGGTGACCTACACAACAGCTTCGCGATTAAGATCACGGACGACATTTGGGAATTCTGCTGCGGCCCGCACAACAGCGTGAATCACGTTCCGGAACTCGATGAGAGTGACCGTCCCGCGACCGGAAAATTCAAGTTTGGTCCGCGTGAATGCGATATCCGGTGGAGCAGCTACGTTCTTCCAGATCTCGATCGCTTGGAACGCCTCTATCCGAAATTCTGTGTTGTTCAGATCAACAACGTCTTCAACATGCCTCAAAAGTTGGGGGATGAAAGATGGGTGGCCTATCCGCATCCGCAAGTCATCTTCCAATACTACGACGGTCGGACAGGAGAACTCGACTACGCAGAGTCGGTTTCCATCGACCGCGAATAA
- a CDS encoding SH3 domain-containing protein, translating to MLRFLIMCSVLSLAHSQSTLAAQKFPYDATVVSDKVEVRCGPGTNFYPTGHVNQQDPVTVYRHDHGGWFMIAPPKGSFSWIDASLVEQDRPDHGVVRVEPVDGRVARAMVRIGSSLGDDHSYYGRELSNGDEVTILGEKTLATQRGSVRMYKILPPHQEFRWIKGEYVVPADQRAQKELAHDPYQIPVEHRVAVIEKRVEEEEIAQKIAEREREYRKALYDKLDEIDRRYAEMMELDPGRWNLDVIERDYRQLAERTDETVAALVDKRLAVIQRRRGILAQYQNFVRVSAETSRRDEQLAAVQLGYEQPGQGMTSNLSHQRGVQAAAREPDSVHPRLNGAGIVQPLNGTVGGPSYALVAPNGKLLAYLELGPTVQIQQWVGKPSGIVGQRQFDPQYGTDVIKVQRVVPVRLTQ from the coding sequence ATGTTGCGTTTCCTGATCATGTGCTCCGTTCTTTCTCTGGCACACTCCCAGAGCACCCTCGCAGCACAAAAATTCCCATACGACGCGACCGTCGTGAGCGATAAGGTCGAAGTTCGGTGCGGGCCCGGAACAAACTTCTATCCAACTGGTCATGTCAATCAACAAGATCCGGTGACCGTCTACAGACACGATCACGGAGGCTGGTTCATGATTGCTCCTCCCAAAGGGAGTTTCAGCTGGATTGATGCTTCGCTTGTCGAGCAGGATCGTCCGGATCATGGAGTTGTCCGCGTGGAGCCAGTCGATGGGCGTGTCGCCCGGGCGATGGTCCGAATCGGAAGCTCTCTCGGCGATGATCATTCGTACTACGGACGAGAATTGTCGAACGGTGACGAAGTGACCATTCTCGGTGAAAAAACTCTGGCAACCCAGAGAGGCTCGGTCCGGATGTACAAAATCCTGCCGCCTCATCAGGAGTTCCGCTGGATCAAGGGAGAATATGTCGTCCCCGCTGATCAGCGAGCACAAAAAGAACTCGCGCACGATCCCTATCAGATTCCCGTTGAACATCGAGTTGCAGTCATCGAGAAACGAGTCGAAGAAGAAGAAATCGCTCAGAAAATAGCTGAACGAGAGCGTGAGTATCGGAAAGCCTTGTACGACAAACTCGACGAAATCGATCGACGTTATGCGGAGATGATGGAACTTGATCCGGGACGGTGGAATCTCGACGTGATCGAACGCGACTACCGTCAACTGGCTGAAAGAACAGACGAAACCGTTGCTGCTCTGGTCGACAAACGTCTGGCTGTCATCCAAAGGCGTCGCGGAATTCTGGCTCAGTACCAGAACTTTGTCCGTGTTTCGGCAGAGACTTCACGACGAGACGAACAACTCGCTGCTGTTCAACTTGGATACGAACAACCTGGTCAGGGAATGACGTCGAACCTGTCACACCAGCGCGGCGTTCAGGCTGCCGCTCGCGAACCCGACAGTGTTCATCCAAGACTGAATGGTGCAGGTATTGTGCAGCCCTTGAACGGCACGGTTGGCGGACCATCTTATGCGTTGGTTGCTCCGAACGGAAAACTACTCGCCTACCTCGAACTTGGCCCGACCGTACAAATTCAGCAGTGGGTTGGAAAGCCTTCCGGGATTGTAGGTCAAAGACAATTCGACCCTCAGTACGGCACCGATGTGATCAAAGTGCAGCGAGTTGTACCCGTCCGATTGACGCAGTAA
- a CDS encoding DUF58 domain-containing protein: MPPEAISRISRLEIQARQVVEGFLSGQHRSPYFGQSIEFVQHREYVPGDDIRRVDWKVWSKTDKYYIKQYEEETNLRTSILVDASESMQFGSGDTTKFDYASTVAAALTYLLLRQQDAVSLSVFDEDIRTRTPSRSQQTHLGAILSVLAVQNPSQKTDMSRILRSVADEKSQRGMVVVISDLFVPPDDLFKGLRMLRKRGHDVLLFHILDDQELDFDFAGTTRFEGLEETGSLTCDPKSLREGYQSALQAFLEELRTRCARNVIDYQTIRTSEPIDAVLRHYMNHRVGLRGSLRQ, encoded by the coding sequence CTGCCCCCGGAAGCCATCTCTCGAATTTCGCGACTCGAAATTCAAGCTCGCCAAGTCGTTGAAGGTTTTTTGAGTGGCCAGCATCGAAGCCCCTATTTCGGTCAGTCGATCGAGTTTGTCCAGCATCGCGAATACGTCCCCGGTGATGACATTCGCCGCGTCGACTGGAAAGTCTGGTCCAAAACAGACAAGTACTACATCAAGCAGTACGAAGAAGAGACGAACTTGCGGACGTCCATCCTTGTCGACGCCAGCGAGTCAATGCAGTTTGGCTCTGGCGACACTACCAAGTTCGACTATGCGTCCACCGTCGCTGCGGCACTGACTTATCTGTTGCTGCGACAACAGGACGCTGTCAGCCTCTCAGTCTTCGACGAAGACATCCGAACGCGTACTCCGTCTCGCAGTCAGCAAACTCACTTGGGGGCGATCCTCTCCGTCTTGGCTGTGCAAAATCCATCGCAGAAGACGGATATGTCTCGGATTTTACGTTCGGTCGCTGACGAGAAATCGCAACGCGGAATGGTTGTTGTGATTTCAGATTTGTTTGTTCCTCCCGATGATCTGTTCAAGGGGCTGCGCATGCTCCGAAAACGTGGGCATGATGTCTTGCTGTTTCACATTCTGGACGACCAGGAACTCGATTTCGACTTTGCTGGAACTACACGCTTTGAAGGTCTCGAAGAGACCGGATCTCTGACATGCGATCCAAAATCTCTTCGCGAAGGCTACCAGAGTGCATTGCAGGCGTTTCTTGAGGAGTTGAGGACTCGCTGCGCCCGGAACGTGATCGACTATCAAACGATTCGAACGAGCGAGCCGATCGATGCTGTGCTTCGGCACTACATGAACCATCGTGTCGGTCTACGCGGATCGTTGAGGCAGTAG